A window of the Streptomyces formicae genome harbors these coding sequences:
- a CDS encoding cation acetate symporter, which produces MTGFNSDAQTMSFVAFIAVITVTLLLCVMTGPDRDDLGEYYTGFRSLSPMQSGLAIAGDYISASTVLATIGVIALAGYDGLTLALSTVLSLVLMMFLLAEPLRNAGRFTMGDVLTRRTPGPAVRITASAVTLAALLPLVVFQLAGSGELLAFVLGFEADGFKTGSIVFLGVLMIAYATIGGMKGTALIQIVKTVVLLGASAAIAVLVLNRHDFSLPTLLDAAGKGSGAGDAYLASGLQFGGDDIDMISAQLTVVLGAAVLPHITMRVFTARSATAVRRSMSWAVSTVVVTCLLIAVIGFGAAAIVGHKGLVAGDPQGKTAFLLVTQALLGADPTFGETLVFTAVATAIFLTLLASVAGITLACANTLAHDLIAHGLRRTRLKHTTEMAVARAAAAVVGLAAIAVAALVQHENLQALVTLSFSIGASAVAPALVYSMFWRRFTRTGLLSTLIVGTASAIILMTGSNLVSGTPQSVFPGSDFNWFPYTTTGLVSVPLGFLAGWLGTRVSARDAATQRRRYESVEPVILAGAPAPPRGA; this is translated from the coding sequence ATGACCGGCTTCAACTCCGACGCCCAGACGATGTCGTTCGTCGCGTTCATCGCCGTCATCACCGTGACGCTGCTGCTGTGCGTGATGACCGGACCCGACCGCGACGACCTGGGCGAGTACTACACGGGATTCCGCTCGCTCTCCCCCATGCAGAGCGGCCTCGCCATCGCCGGCGACTACATCTCCGCCTCGACCGTGCTCGCCACCATCGGCGTCATCGCCCTCGCCGGGTACGACGGACTCACGCTCGCCCTGAGCACCGTGCTCTCGCTGGTCCTGATGATGTTCCTGCTCGCCGAACCGCTGCGGAACGCGGGCCGGTTCACCATGGGCGACGTCCTCACCCGCCGCACCCCCGGCCCCGCCGTACGCATCACGGCCTCCGCGGTCACCCTCGCGGCCCTGCTGCCGCTGGTCGTCTTCCAGCTCGCGGGCTCCGGCGAACTGCTGGCCTTCGTCCTCGGCTTCGAGGCGGACGGGTTCAAGACCGGGTCCATCGTCTTCCTCGGCGTCCTGATGATCGCGTACGCGACGATCGGCGGGATGAAGGGCACCGCGCTCATCCAGATCGTCAAGACCGTCGTCCTGCTCGGCGCCTCCGCGGCCATCGCCGTGCTGGTCCTCAACCGCCACGACTTCAGCCTGCCCACGCTCCTCGACGCGGCGGGCAAGGGCAGCGGGGCCGGGGACGCCTACCTCGCCAGCGGGCTCCAGTTCGGCGGCGACGACATCGACATGATCAGCGCCCAGCTGACGGTGGTGCTCGGCGCGGCGGTACTGCCGCACATCACGATGCGCGTGTTCACCGCGCGCAGCGCGACCGCCGTGCGGCGGTCGATGTCCTGGGCCGTCTCGACCGTCGTCGTCACGTGTCTGCTCATCGCCGTCATCGGCTTCGGGGCGGCCGCGATCGTCGGGCACAAGGGACTCGTCGCGGGCGACCCGCAGGGCAAGACCGCGTTCCTGCTCGTCACTCAGGCGCTGCTCGGCGCGGACCCGACCTTCGGCGAGACGCTGGTCTTCACCGCCGTCGCCACCGCCATCTTCCTCACCCTGCTCGCCTCGGTCGCCGGCATCACCCTCGCCTGCGCCAACACGCTCGCCCACGACCTCATCGCCCACGGCCTTCGGCGCACCCGGCTGAAGCACACCACCGAGATGGCCGTGGCCCGCGCGGCCGCCGCGGTCGTCGGCCTCGCCGCGATCGCCGTCGCCGCCCTCGTCCAGCACGAGAACCTCCAGGCGCTGGTCACCCTGTCCTTCTCCATCGGCGCGTCGGCGGTCGCCCCCGCCCTCGTCTACAGCATGTTCTGGCGCCGCTTCACACGGACGGGACTGCTCAGCACCCTCATCGTCGGCACCGCATCCGCGATCATCCTGATGACCGGCAGCAACCTGGTCTCCGGCACACCCCAGTCGGTCTTCCCCGGCAGCGACTTCAACTGGTTCCCCTACACCACCACCGGCCTCGTCTCGGTCCCGCTCGGCTTCCTCGCCGGCTGGCTCGGCACGCGCGTCTCCGCCCGCGACGCCGCCACCCAGCGCCGGCGCTACGAGTCGGTCGAACCCGTCATCCTGGCCGGCGCACCGGCGCCCCCGCGCGGGGCCTGA
- a CDS encoding SUKH-3 domain-containing protein: MNQHNTTRFPVAVDAALREAGWQPGRWDIKQAEHWADTLRAYESPGGHRHAVFPAAVEAWAEFGDLRITPPGPGRQLAPAALHFDPLAGLHLARTLGDLGRALDTELTPLGEEGDAQAVLAIDTEGRVYSLDHTGDWYLGPDVDQALASLITGARPARLTTS; encoded by the coding sequence GTGAACCAGCACAACACGACCCGCTTCCCCGTCGCCGTCGACGCCGCACTGCGCGAAGCGGGCTGGCAGCCGGGACGCTGGGACATCAAGCAGGCCGAGCACTGGGCCGACACCCTGCGCGCCTACGAATCCCCCGGCGGCCACCGCCACGCCGTCTTCCCCGCAGCCGTCGAGGCATGGGCCGAGTTCGGCGACCTGCGCATCACCCCGCCGGGGCCCGGCCGCCAGCTAGCCCCCGCGGCCCTGCACTTCGATCCCCTGGCCGGGCTGCACCTCGCCCGCACCCTGGGCGACCTCGGCCGCGCCCTCGACACCGAGCTGACCCCGCTCGGCGAGGAGGGCGACGCACAGGCGGTCCTGGCCATCGACACCGAAGGCCGGGTCTACAGCCTCGACCACACCGGCGACTGGTACCTCGGCCCCGACGTCGACCAGGCCCTCGCCTCCCTGATCACCGGCGCCCGGCCGGCCCGTCTGACGACCTCCTGA
- a CDS encoding SMI1/KNR4 family protein, producing the protein MTTGRLGQQAAPPNAAYAGQVVHFPDPVRAARHPMGVRVDEHGYPDFSPYARAAAEIAEPPAGFGVDELRLTDYVSANAALAADGHELWDTIPAVATPHGWTWHHVAGGRRLELVPVEVKALLRHHAGMATTAVDHAKRGTRPLQETRPAHFGLPKSAVSVSEQQLLGVEEDLGYRLPGAYRSFLKAAGGCAPVGAALDAELGLLIDQPFFTVREEAAVNDLLYVNKCLRDHLTKDYLGVGFVQGGLLAVKVRGGGTGSVWFCAYDDARDRDGWSVTERVERLLLPCGEDFDAFLSRLAGNPPELETVANLMVDGGFARAVPVVPVGE; encoded by the coding sequence ATGACGACAGGTCGGCTCGGGCAGCAAGCCGCGCCACCGAACGCGGCCTACGCCGGGCAGGTCGTGCACTTCCCGGACCCGGTCCGGGCCGCCCGGCACCCCATGGGGGTGCGCGTGGACGAACACGGCTATCCGGACTTCTCGCCGTACGCGCGCGCCGCCGCGGAGATCGCCGAGCCTCCGGCGGGCTTCGGCGTCGACGAACTGCGGCTGACCGACTACGTGTCGGCGAACGCGGCGCTCGCCGCCGACGGGCATGAACTGTGGGACACGATCCCGGCGGTGGCGACGCCGCACGGCTGGACGTGGCACCACGTCGCGGGCGGGCGCCGGCTCGAGCTGGTCCCGGTCGAGGTCAAGGCGCTCCTGCGCCATCACGCGGGAATGGCGACGACGGCGGTCGACCACGCCAAGCGCGGCACGCGTCCGCTCCAGGAGACCCGGCCCGCGCACTTCGGGCTGCCCAAGAGCGCCGTGTCGGTGTCCGAGCAGCAACTGCTCGGCGTGGAGGAGGACTTGGGGTACCGGCTGCCGGGTGCGTACCGCTCCTTCCTGAAGGCGGCCGGGGGCTGCGCGCCGGTGGGCGCGGCGCTCGACGCGGAGCTGGGCCTGCTGATCGACCAGCCGTTCTTCACGGTCCGCGAAGAGGCGGCGGTCAACGACCTGCTGTACGTCAACAAGTGCCTGCGGGACCATCTGACGAAGGACTATCTGGGCGTCGGCTTCGTCCAGGGCGGGCTGCTGGCGGTCAAGGTGCGGGGCGGCGGCACCGGTTCCGTCTGGTTCTGTGCGTACGACGACGCGCGGGACCGGGACGGCTGGTCGGTGACCGAGCGGGTGGAGCGGCTGCTGCTGCCGTGCGGTGAGGACTTCGACGCGTTCCTGTCCCGTCTCGCGGGCAATCCGCCGGAGCTGGAGACGGTGGCGAACCTGATGGTGGACGGCGGCTTCGCGCGCGCCGTTCCGGTCGTTCCGGTGGGGGAGTGA
- a CDS encoding MFS transporter, which translates to MSGGGTGTGGDRTGVGGTGGAGTGGNDEPRGAETDGGRGVGAGASAGAGGVVGAGAGGARAKTSARDTVRRGPVVAALMLGMALAALDGTIVSTAVPQIVGDLGGFSAFSWLFSGYLLAVTVTLPVYGKLSDTFGRKPVLIAGIVLFLLGSALCAGAWSMGSLIAFRIVQGLGGGALQGTIQTIAADLYPLDERPKIVSKISTVWAVSAVAGPAVGGLLTAYADWRWIFLINLPVGAVALWLIARHLVEPLRERDRRPRIDWPGALAVFLTGTLLLTALVQGGVAWPWLSPPSLGLFAATAAGAAATVLIERRAAEPIIPGWVWRRRTIAAVNLALGALGLLMIAPTVFLPTYAQSVLGLGPIAAGFVLSAMTLSWPVSAAWSNRVYTRIGFRNTAIIGIGTGMLVLLSFPLLLPYPGEAWQPALVMLLLGAALGIFQLPLIVGVQSTVPWAERGTTTASVLFCRQVGQSLGAALFGALANAVLASRLGGSGDLDSVARTLADGTSQDHLRRAVAAAVDYVYFGAAGAAALALLVLVFLAPRRFPVLGERD; encoded by the coding sequence ATGTCCGGGGGCGGTACGGGAACGGGCGGCGACCGTACGGGCGTGGGCGGGACCGGCGGAGCCGGGACGGGCGGCAACGACGAGCCCCGCGGCGCGGAGACGGACGGCGGACGCGGCGTCGGGGCCGGGGCCAGCGCCGGGGCCGGGGGCGTGGTCGGGGCCGGCGCTGGGGGCGCCCGCGCCAAGACCTCCGCCCGCGACACCGTCCGCCGCGGCCCCGTCGTCGCCGCGCTGATGCTCGGCATGGCGCTCGCCGCGCTCGACGGCACGATCGTCTCGACCGCGGTCCCGCAGATCGTCGGCGACCTCGGCGGCTTCTCCGCCTTCTCCTGGCTCTTCTCCGGCTATCTGCTCGCCGTGACCGTCACCCTGCCCGTCTACGGCAAGCTCTCCGACACCTTCGGCCGCAAGCCCGTCCTGATCGCGGGCATCGTCCTCTTCCTCCTCGGCTCCGCGCTCTGCGCGGGCGCCTGGAGCATGGGCTCGCTCATCGCCTTCCGCATCGTCCAGGGCCTGGGCGGCGGAGCGCTCCAGGGCACGATCCAGACGATCGCCGCCGACCTCTACCCGCTCGACGAGCGCCCCAAGATCGTGTCGAAGATCTCCACCGTGTGGGCGGTGTCGGCGGTCGCGGGCCCGGCGGTGGGCGGGCTGCTCACCGCGTACGCCGACTGGCGCTGGATCTTCCTCATCAATCTGCCGGTCGGCGCGGTCGCACTGTGGCTGATCGCCCGCCACCTCGTCGAACCGCTGCGGGAACGGGACCGGCGCCCCCGGATCGACTGGCCCGGCGCGCTCGCCGTCTTCCTCACCGGCACGCTCCTGCTCACCGCGCTCGTCCAGGGCGGGGTGGCCTGGCCCTGGCTCTCGCCGCCCTCGCTCGGGCTGTTCGCCGCCACCGCGGCCGGCGCCGCCGCGACCGTACTGATCGAACGCCGGGCGGCGGAGCCGATCATCCCCGGCTGGGTCTGGCGCCGCCGGACCATCGCGGCGGTCAACCTGGCCCTGGGCGCGCTCGGCCTGCTGATGATCGCGCCGACCGTCTTCCTGCCCACGTACGCCCAGTCGGTCCTCGGACTCGGCCCGATCGCCGCCGGGTTCGTGCTGTCCGCGATGACCCTGAGCTGGCCGGTCAGCGCGGCGTGGTCGAACCGCGTCTACACCCGCATCGGCTTCCGCAACACCGCGATCATCGGCATCGGCACGGGAATGCTCGTCCTGCTGTCGTTCCCGCTCCTCCTCCCCTATCCGGGCGAGGCCTGGCAGCCCGCGCTCGTCATGCTGCTCCTCGGCGCGGCACTCGGCATCTTCCAACTGCCGCTGATCGTCGGCGTCCAGTCGACCGTCCCCTGGGCCGAGCGCGGCACGACGACCGCGTCCGTACTCTTCTGCCGCCAGGTCGGCCAGAGCCTCGGCGCGGCACTCTTCGGCGCCCTCGCCAACGCCGTCCTGGCGTCCCGCCTCGGCGGCTCGGGCGACCTGGACTCCGTCGCCCGCACCCTGGCGGACGGCACCTCGCAGGACCATCTGCGACGCGCGGTCGCCGCGGCGGTGGACTACGTGTACTTCGGGGCGGCGGGAGCGGCGGCGCTGGCGCTGCTGGTGCTGGTGTTCCTGGCCCCGCGCAGGTTCCCGGTGCTCGGAGAGCGCGACTGA
- a CDS encoding SUKH-4 family immunity protein, which yields MVTFAQAQERAEEWVNGDVPAYQHREVRVREFELGFVVWAEDRAGGTSHAEGHGGGATSDGGNQRLVIARDSGEATLWPGLPVGEVIRRYEEEYGTPDAAAAPSAAALAERIDLNQTSFLLSPPEWLQDAADKLGIPDRRSGAGAGAPAGSPAVGAGAGASATAPADGPAGAVAGGTSGRGSHIGGEAWPGTATAAGQAQGHEPTASDGVPAAAPGTPVGATPWAGTDTNAASSEDASVPLPATVFAPPLAGADDEDTPPPAVGADAPTALMSGGSQLPPTAVAPALDPQPQPYPGSQPQPQPGPLPSAAPAAPGRPGAGDIADAATSKASVPPRASRGGRPTAPPPPAPPGVPGARPGAAGAPAGGYVPTQLVSQLAPDGPQPPSPPQGDVHHAATMLANPNPGPNQSGPAAPQPPGPPGTPPGPPGAPPGGVHHAATMLAGPGQAPPPQPPQAPQGPPQGVPGPVPQAPQPQPPAYGYPQQPPAGVPMVGPGYQAVLRYRAPDGSEQQLIRRSAPGTPHPEWQIFHELRAMNVPNDQVLELHTELESCELPGGYCARMIRETWPQARITSIAPYGKDHASRQGGVQQLLTHQGELHQVADGPARPAPVRAPLPPVQPVPPLPPEGIAQELVGSFGPQGICRFDQRAVSRQGVPEIVARTLVWAGLPADFGPFFWAQPAQPVVPTLAELAAQRQVQPASDAGSYLVVGSDFGKAICVQYGTAHIVAVPVEAGPGGQPVAPQFVNSGLPEFTRCLALLGRMWRLRFGLNPEQAARWTVDFQLQLAALDPAALSSPESWWSVLLEQMWDGLI from the coding sequence ATGGTGACCTTCGCGCAGGCGCAGGAGCGCGCGGAAGAGTGGGTCAACGGCGATGTGCCCGCGTACCAGCACCGTGAGGTGCGGGTGCGGGAGTTCGAGCTGGGGTTCGTCGTGTGGGCGGAGGACCGTGCTGGGGGTACCTCCCATGCCGAAGGCCATGGGGGAGGTGCCACGTCGGACGGCGGGAACCAGCGGCTGGTGATTGCCCGGGACAGCGGGGAGGCCACGCTGTGGCCGGGGCTGCCGGTGGGCGAGGTGATCCGGCGGTACGAGGAGGAGTACGGCACTCCGGACGCGGCGGCGGCGCCATCGGCCGCGGCGCTTGCGGAGCGGATCGACCTGAACCAGACGTCGTTCCTGCTGAGCCCGCCGGAGTGGTTGCAGGACGCAGCGGACAAGTTGGGTATTCCGGACCGTCGTTCGGGCGCGGGTGCCGGTGCGCCTGCGGGGTCGCCCGCAGTTGGTGCGGGTGCGGGAGCTTCTGCGACTGCGCCGGCTGATGGTCCGGCCGGTGCCGTCGCCGGTGGGACGTCCGGTCGTGGCTCGCACATCGGCGGTGAGGCGTGGCCGGGCACGGCGACCGCCGCCGGACAGGCGCAGGGCCACGAGCCCACCGCGTCGGACGGGGTGCCTGCGGCCGCCCCCGGGACGCCCGTCGGGGCGACCCCCTGGGCCGGGACCGACACGAACGCCGCGTCGTCGGAGGACGCGTCCGTGCCGTTGCCGGCGACCGTGTTCGCGCCGCCGCTCGCCGGGGCCGACGACGAGGACACACCGCCGCCGGCGGTGGGCGCGGACGCGCCGACCGCGCTGATGTCGGGCGGCAGCCAGCTGCCGCCGACGGCGGTGGCCCCTGCGCTCGATCCGCAGCCGCAGCCGTACCCGGGTTCGCAGCCGCAGCCGCAGCCTGGGCCGTTGCCCTCTGCCGCGCCCGCGGCGCCCGGCCGGCCCGGGGCCGGCGACATCGCCGACGCCGCGACCAGCAAGGCCAGTGTGCCGCCGCGTGCTTCGCGTGGGGGCCGCCCGACGGCCCCGCCGCCCCCCGCCCCGCCCGGTGTCCCCGGCGCGCGGCCGGGCGCTGCCGGTGCTCCGGCGGGCGGTTACGTCCCGACGCAGCTGGTCTCGCAACTCGCCCCGGACGGGCCGCAGCCGCCGAGCCCTCCGCAGGGCGACGTGCACCACGCGGCGACGATGCTGGCGAATCCGAACCCGGGTCCGAACCAGAGCGGTCCGGCCGCGCCTCAGCCGCCGGGTCCGCCCGGTACACCGCCGGGCCCGCCCGGTGCGCCGCCGGGTGGTGTCCACCACGCCGCGACGATGCTGGCGGGCCCGGGCCAGGCACCCCCGCCCCAGCCGCCTCAGGCGCCGCAGGGTCCGCCGCAGGGCGTGCCCGGCCCCGTACCGCAGGCGCCCCAGCCGCAGCCCCCGGCTTACGGTTACCCGCAGCAGCCGCCCGCCGGTGTGCCGATGGTCGGCCCCGGCTACCAGGCGGTGCTGCGCTACCGCGCGCCCGACGGCTCCGAGCAGCAGCTCATCCGCCGCTCGGCGCCGGGCACCCCGCACCCGGAGTGGCAGATCTTCCACGAGCTGCGCGCGATGAACGTCCCCAACGACCAGGTGCTCGAGCTGCACACGGAGCTGGAGTCCTGTGAGCTGCCGGGCGGTTACTGCGCCCGGATGATCCGGGAGACCTGGCCGCAGGCGCGGATCACGAGCATCGCCCCGTACGGCAAGGACCACGCGAGCCGCCAGGGCGGTGTGCAGCAACTCCTCACCCATCAGGGCGAGTTGCACCAGGTCGCGGACGGCCCGGCGCGCCCCGCGCCGGTGCGCGCCCCGCTCCCGCCGGTCCAGCCGGTCCCGCCGCTGCCCCCGGAGGGCATCGCGCAGGAGCTGGTGGGCTCGTTCGGACCGCAGGGCATCTGCCGCTTCGACCAGCGCGCGGTGTCCCGCCAGGGCGTACCGGAGATCGTGGCCCGCACCCTGGTGTGGGCGGGGCTGCCGGCCGACTTCGGCCCGTTCTTCTGGGCGCAGCCCGCCCAGCCGGTGGTGCCGACGCTGGCGGAGCTTGCCGCGCAGCGCCAGGTCCAGCCGGCCTCGGACGCCGGCTCGTACCTGGTCGTGGGCAGCGACTTCGGCAAGGCGATCTGCGTCCAGTACGGCACGGCCCATATCGTCGCGGTCCCGGTCGAGGCCGGCCCCGGCGGCCAGCCTGTGGCACCGCAGTTCGTGAACAGCGGCCTCCCGGAGTTCACGCGCTGCCTCGCCCTGCTCGGCCGCATGTGGCGCCTGCGCTTCGGCCTCAACCCGGAGCAGGCGGCCCGCTGGACGGTCGACTTCCAGCTCCAGCTCGCGGCCCTCGACCCGGCGGCACTGTCGTCGCCGGAGAGCTGGTGGTCGGTGCTGCTGGAACAGATGTGGGACGGGCTCATTTAG
- a CDS encoding ABC transporter ATP-binding protein translates to MTTAVTIPAHGGDSEGAARSASVRGGGRVAGGSTAVAARARQVVKAYGTGETRVVALDHVDVDIMRGQFTAIMGPSGSGKSTLMHCLAGLDTVTSGEIHVDDTEITRLKDKKLTQLRRDRIGFIFQAFNLLPTLNAIENITLPMDIAGRKPDAAWLNRVVETVGLADRLKHRPAQLSGGQQQRVAVARALAARPEIIFGDEPTGNLDSRAGAEVLGFLRRSVDELGQTIVMVTHDPVAASYADRVLYLADGRIVDEMLNPTAEQVLDRMKDFDARGRTS, encoded by the coding sequence GTGACAACGGCTGTGACCATTCCCGCGCACGGGGGCGACTCAGAAGGTGCGGCGCGTAGCGCCTCGGTGAGGGGCGGTGGTCGGGTGGCGGGCGGGAGTACGGCCGTCGCCGCGCGAGCGCGACAGGTCGTCAAGGCGTACGGCACCGGCGAGACGCGGGTCGTCGCGCTCGACCACGTCGATGTGGACATCATGCGCGGGCAGTTCACCGCGATCATGGGCCCCTCGGGCTCCGGCAAGTCCACGCTGATGCACTGCCTCGCCGGGCTCGACACCGTCACCTCGGGCGAGATCCACGTCGACGACACCGAGATCACCCGGCTCAAGGACAAGAAGCTCACCCAGCTGCGCCGGGACCGGATCGGCTTCATCTTCCAGGCGTTCAACCTGCTGCCGACGCTCAACGCCATCGAGAACATCACGCTGCCGATGGACATCGCGGGCCGCAAGCCGGACGCCGCGTGGCTCAACCGCGTCGTGGAGACCGTGGGCCTCGCCGACCGGCTCAAGCACCGGCCCGCCCAGCTCTCCGGCGGTCAGCAGCAGCGCGTCGCCGTGGCCCGCGCCCTGGCGGCCCGCCCCGAGATCATCTTCGGGGACGAGCCGACCGGAAACCTGGACTCGCGGGCCGGCGCCGAAGTGCTGGGCTTCCTGCGCCGCTCCGTCGACGAGCTCGGCCAGACCATCGTGATGGTCACCCACGACCCGGTCGCCGCCTCGTACGCGGACCGCGTGCTCTACCTCGCCGACGGCCGCATCGTCGACGAGATGCTCAACCCCACCGCCGAGCAGGTCCTCGACCGGATGAAGGACTTCGACGCCCGGGGACGGACGTCGTGA
- a CDS encoding YwqJ-related putative deaminase, which translates to MHTAPSGTTGDPRLSWSSADAAGHPPALRFRRDGILPTVAAALSVRGATLTCTAGKGDQPPVLHHLVQDFLDTLTSGQRERFTGRCPEAILLSRHLTAADTARSKRAQRKPLTNGEARRSLKQAKLTTRRIREDGDPLHGSYAAPCRSCAAMLAHFGVRTVDPTAQDRPQNQNG; encoded by the coding sequence ATGCACACGGCACCATCAGGCACGACGGGCGATCCCCGGCTCAGCTGGAGCAGCGCCGACGCGGCCGGGCACCCGCCCGCACTGCGCTTCCGGCGCGACGGAATCCTGCCAACCGTGGCGGCGGCACTCTCCGTACGCGGCGCGACCCTCACCTGCACCGCCGGCAAGGGCGACCAGCCGCCCGTACTCCACCACCTCGTGCAGGACTTCCTCGACACCCTCACCAGCGGACAGCGGGAACGCTTCACCGGCCGCTGCCCCGAGGCGATCCTGCTCTCGCGCCACCTCACCGCCGCCGACACCGCCCGCTCCAAGCGGGCGCAGCGCAAGCCCCTCACCAACGGCGAGGCCCGCCGCTCCCTCAAGCAGGCCAAACTCACCACCCGGCGCATCCGCGAGGACGGCGACCCCCTGCACGGCAGCTACGCGGCGCCCTGCCGCTCCTGTGCCGCGATGCTCGCCCACTTCGGCGTACGCACCGTCGACCCGACCGCACAAGACCGGCCCCAGAACCAGAACGGCTGA
- a CDS encoding DUF485 domain-containing protein yields MAYDRYFPDPPAPAGQSWHAPPVQPGLDPEPFADTHGDLGSLRSGYRRLRRVATFTSLGYFVAFLLLSGFAPDLMSSDISGGLTTGLLLGLLTLPVTLAAIALYERIARDRVDPLAAAIRHDAEQAAAAAAAPRHGRQNRAGTGAGTSGWDWPTGGAHA; encoded by the coding sequence ATGGCGTACGACCGCTACTTCCCCGACCCGCCCGCCCCGGCGGGGCAGTCCTGGCACGCACCACCGGTGCAGCCGGGCCTCGACCCCGAGCCGTTCGCCGACACCCATGGCGATCTGGGCAGTCTCCGTTCGGGCTACCGCAGGCTGCGGCGCGTGGCGACCTTCACCTCGCTCGGCTACTTCGTCGCCTTCCTCCTCCTTTCCGGCTTTGCGCCCGACCTGATGTCCAGTGACATCAGCGGCGGCCTCACCACCGGACTGCTGCTGGGGCTCCTCACGCTGCCGGTGACCCTGGCCGCCATCGCGCTGTACGAGCGCATCGCGCGCGACCGCGTCGACCCGCTCGCCGCGGCGATCCGGCACGATGCCGAGCAGGCCGCCGCCGCAGCGGCCGCTCCCCGCCACGGCCGGCAGAACCGCGCCGGAACCGGGGCCGGCACCTCCGGATGGGACTGGCCGACGGGAGGGGCGCACGCATGA